Proteins from a single region of Megalopta genalis isolate 19385.01 chromosome 3, iyMegGena1_principal, whole genome shotgun sequence:
- the Hbg2 gene encoding alpha-glucosidase, producing the protein MIRLTTIACLVGLACCGPNDARSHGWHRNALVYQIYPRSFKDSNGDGIGDLNGITGKLEHVADIGATVLWLSPIYKSPQVDFGYDISNFTDVDPDYGTLADFDRLVARAKQLGLKVLMDFVPNHSSHLHPWFRLSELRRRPYDEYYVWRDGKIANGTRKPPNNWLSTFQGSAWKWSETRQQYYLHQFAAGQPDLNYRSQALDREMKNVLKFWLDRGVDGFRIDAINHMFEDVRLLDEPRANRSDLPVDDYDSLIHLYTKDQRETYQVLGSWRKLLDDHANATGTDDKLILTEAYTTRNLTIDYYDAGSNVPFNFAFITDLNGSSSAADFAGSINGWLTLAPNLKGVPNWVVGNHDNHRVATRFGSRRADQITMLSLFLPGVSVVYNGDEIGMVDRNFTYSETVDPAGCNAGPLRYHLKSRDPERTPFQWDNSTSAGFSSSRSTWLPVHDNYRTVNLAAEKPLALSNYRVFKDMAALKRTPLVEFGDAAAKLVARQVLAVVRKYGTTVGVLLINFSDGIVAVDLAANLVVPPTLRVYTASVSSNVSPGSSFASSKVVLPGAATILLTAQF; encoded by the coding sequence ATGATCCGGTTAACGACGATAGCTTGTCTGGTGGGACTCGCGTGCTGCGGTCCCAACGACGCTCGCAGCCACGGATGGCACAGGAACGCCTTGGTGTACCAGATCTACCCTAGAAGCTTCAAGGACAGCAACGGCGACGGGATCGGCGATCTGAACGGCATCACCGGCAAGCTGGAGCACGTCGCCGACATCGGGGCGACGGTTCTCTGGCTGTCGCCCATTTACAAAAGTCCTCAAGTCGATTTCGGCTACGACATCTCCAACTTCACGGACGTCGATCCCGATTACGGCACCCTGGCGGACTTCGACAGACTGGTGGCGCGAGCCAAGCAGCTCGGGCTGAAGGTGCTGATGGACTTTGTGCCGAACCACAGCTCTCACCTGCACCCGTGGTTCCGGTTGAGCGAGCTGAGGCGTCGGCCGTACGACGAGTACTACGTCTGGCGGGACGGGAAGATCGCGAACGGCACCAGGAAGCCGCCCAACAACTGGCTCAGCACTTTTCAAGGTTCCGCTTGGAAGTGGAGCGAGACGAGGCAGCAGTACTATCTTCACCAGTTCGCGGCGGGTCAGCCGGACTTGAACTACCGCAGCCAGGCGCTCGATCGGGAGATGAAGAACGTGCTCAAGTTCTGGCTGGACCGGGGAGTCGACGGATTCCGCATCGACGCCATCAATCACATGTTCGAGGACGTCAGGCTGCTGGACGAGCCGAGGGCGAACCGATCGGACTTGCCGGTCGACGACTACGACAGCCTGATCCACCTCTACACCAAGGACCAACGGGAGACCTACCAAGTGCTGGGATCCTGGAGGAAGCTGCTCGACGATCACGCGAACGCGACGGGGACCGACGATAAACTGATCCTGACGGAGGCCTACACGACCCGTAATCTGACCATCGATTACTACGACGCGGGATCCAACGTTCCGTTCAATTTCGCGTTCATCACCGACTTGAACGGCTCGTCCTCGGCCGCGGATTTCGCGGGATCGATAAACGGGTGGCTGACCCTCGCGCCGAATTTGAAGGGCGTGCCCAATTGGGTGGTAGGCAATCACGACAACCACAGGGTGGCTACCAGGTTCGGTAGCCGAAGGGCCGATCAGATCACGATGCTGTCGCTGTTCCTGCCCGGCGTCTCCGTCGTCTACAACGGCGACGAGATCGGCATGGTGGACCGAAATTTCACCTACTCCGAGACCGTGGACCCCGCGGGCTGCAACGCCGGACCGCTCAGGTACCACTTGAAGTCGAGAGACCCGGAGAGGACGCCGTTCCAATGGGACAACTCCACCAGCGCCGGATTCTCCAGCAGCCGGTCCACCTGGCTGCCGGTGCACGACAACTATCGGACGGTGAACCTGGCCGCGGAGAAACCGTTGGCTCTCTCGAACTATCGCGTCTTCAAAGATATGGCTGCCCTGAAGAGGACGCCCTTGGTAGAGTTCGGCGACGCGGCCGCGAAACTCGTCGCCCGTCAAGTTCTAGCCGTCGTTCGGAAATACGGGACAACCGTTGGAGTGCTTTTGATCAACTTCTCCGATGGAATCGTCGCCGTCGACCTCGCCGCCAACCTCGTCGTGCCACCGACCCTGCGCGTTTACACGGCCAGCGTCTCGTCCAACGTGTCGCCCGGCTCGTCGTTCGCCTCGTCGAAAGTCGTGCTGCCTGGAGCCGCGACGATTCTATTGACCGCTCAATTTTAA